A single genomic interval of Caballeronia sp. NK8 harbors:
- a CDS encoding HAD family hydrolase, which yields MRIETSFLFDLDGTLVDSVYQHVLAWKEALDAEGIELSVWRIHRKIGMSGGLFTNQLLRETHGEISADRVERLRQLHAEAYKRLRAQVCPLPGARELLDALTQAGTRWAIATSGRMETAQVNLEALGVDPAKQVVITRDMVKYAKPDPDLFLAAAARLNVPIEHTVVVGDSIWDMLAARRCRSLGVGLLSGGYGSDELERSGALRVYEDPADLLLHLDEVAARP from the coding sequence ATGCGAATCGAAACTTCATTCCTTTTCGACCTCGACGGCACGCTCGTCGATAGCGTCTATCAGCACGTGCTTGCATGGAAGGAAGCGCTCGACGCCGAAGGCATCGAACTGTCCGTCTGGCGCATCCATCGGAAGATCGGCATGAGCGGCGGCCTGTTCACCAATCAACTGCTGCGCGAAACGCACGGCGAAATCAGCGCGGACCGCGTCGAGCGTCTGCGTCAGTTGCACGCGGAAGCGTACAAGCGGCTGCGCGCGCAGGTCTGTCCGCTGCCGGGCGCGCGCGAACTGCTCGATGCACTCACGCAAGCCGGCACGCGTTGGGCCATCGCGACGAGCGGCCGTATGGAAACCGCGCAGGTGAATCTCGAAGCGCTGGGCGTCGATCCGGCGAAGCAGGTCGTCATCACGCGCGACATGGTGAAGTACGCCAAGCCCGATCCCGATCTCTTCCTCGCCGCCGCCGCGCGCCTGAACGTGCCGATCGAACATACGGTCGTCGTCGGCGACAGCATCTGGGACATGCTGGCCGCGCGGCGTTGCCGTTCGCTGGGCGTCGGTCTGCTGTCGGGCGGTTATGGCAGCGATGAACTGGAACGCTCCGGCGCGTTGCGCGTCTATGAAGATCCGGCGGATCTGTTGCTGCATCTCGACGAAGTCGCGGCGCGGCCGTGA
- a CDS encoding aldose epimerase family protein: MTQSNIDVRPWGDARLYTLCNVSGMRVEISDLGATLVSWHAPDRDGHVADILLGHDTPAEYLNGSAFMGAIIGRWANRIRDARFVLDDVAHQVEPNEGANHLHGGSAGFHRQMWRAEVAGDALVMTLRSPDGAAGFPGNLDVTVRYALNDEGTLSIDYEARADAPTPVNLTNHAYFNLGNGASILDHRISIASDSYFAIDAASIPVAREQVADSVFDLRVPASIGARLAASHAQLAIAGGFDHCYVIDEDAQEPRVVAVLFDPSSGRELSVSTDARGLQFYSGNYLEGVSARNGSRYRKHAGLCLEAGGYPDEINMDGERAVLRPGETYRQRTRYGLRVRHEL, translated from the coding sequence ATGACTCAATCCAATATCGATGTCCGCCCCTGGGGCGATGCGCGTCTCTATACGTTATGCAATGTGTCGGGCATGCGCGTCGAGATCAGCGATCTGGGCGCGACGCTCGTCTCATGGCACGCGCCCGATCGCGACGGACATGTCGCCGATATATTGCTCGGCCATGACACGCCCGCCGAATATCTGAACGGCAGCGCGTTCATGGGGGCGATCATCGGACGCTGGGCGAATCGCATCCGCGACGCTCGTTTCGTGCTCGATGACGTCGCGCATCAGGTCGAGCCCAACGAAGGCGCGAATCATCTGCATGGTGGATCGGCGGGTTTTCATCGGCAGATGTGGCGCGCCGAAGTCGCCGGCGATGCGCTCGTCATGACGTTGCGTTCGCCCGATGGCGCAGCGGGCTTTCCCGGCAATCTGGACGTCACCGTGCGCTATGCGCTCAACGACGAAGGCACGTTGTCGATCGACTACGAAGCGCGCGCCGATGCGCCCACGCCCGTCAATCTGACGAACCATGCTTACTTCAACCTGGGCAACGGCGCGAGCATTCTCGATCATCGGATATCGATCGCATCGGATAGCTACTTCGCGATCGATGCCGCGTCGATTCCCGTTGCGCGCGAACAAGTCGCGGATAGCGTGTTCGATTTGCGCGTGCCCGCTTCGATCGGCGCGCGGCTCGCTGCATCACACGCGCAACTCGCCATCGCGGGCGGCTTCGACCATTGCTATGTCATCGATGAAGACGCGCAGGAACCGCGCGTGGTCGCCGTGCTGTTCGATCCGTCGAGCGGACGCGAGCTGAGCGTATCGACCGATGCGCGCGGTTTGCAGTTCTATTCGGGGAATTATCTGGAAGGCGTGTCCGCGCGCAACGGATCGCGCTATCGCAAGCATGCGGGGCTGTGTCTCGAAGCGGGCGGTTATCCGGACGAGATCAACATGGACGGCGAGCGCGCCGTCCTGCGTCCTGGCGAGACATATCGGCAGCGCACGCGCTATGGCCTGCGCGTGCGGCATGAGCTTTGA
- a CDS encoding 3-deoxy-7-phosphoheptulonate synthase, producing MTRIDNPSRDQEAGVADSTQDTTRIDDTRIGAVRPLISPALLLDELPVTSSVQTLVEESRAAIANILHGRDDRLVVVVGPCSIHDHDQAMEYAQRLKAVADRLRDDLFIVMRVYFEKPRTTVGWKGYINDPRLDGSFRINEGLRRARELLLDISGLGLPTATEFLDLLSPQYIADLIAWGAIGARTTESQSHRQLASGLSCPIGFKNGTDGGVQVAADAIVAARASHAFMGMTKMGMAAIFETRGNDDCHVILRGGTKGPNYDAQSVAAACGALAKLGQREQVMIDCSHANSNKSHLRQVDVAQDIARQLEAGERRITGVMIESHLEEGRQDLKPGVPLKHGVSITDACLGWTQSEPVLELLAEAVRKRRGG from the coding sequence TTGACCCGCATCGACAATCCCTCCCGCGATCAGGAGGCAGGCGTGGCCGACTCCACGCAAGACACGACCCGTATCGACGACACGCGCATCGGCGCCGTGCGTCCGCTGATTTCGCCCGCGTTGCTGCTCGACGAATTGCCGGTTACGTCCAGCGTGCAGACGCTCGTCGAGGAGAGCCGCGCGGCGATCGCGAACATTCTGCATGGCCGCGATGACCGGCTGGTCGTCGTCGTGGGGCCGTGCTCCATCCACGATCACGATCAGGCGATGGAATACGCGCAGCGCCTGAAGGCTGTCGCCGACCGGCTGCGCGACGATCTCTTCATCGTGATGCGCGTGTACTTCGAGAAACCGCGCACGACGGTGGGCTGGAAGGGCTATATCAACGATCCGCGTCTGGACGGCAGCTTCCGCATCAACGAGGGCTTGCGCCGTGCGCGCGAGCTTCTGCTCGATATCAGCGGCCTCGGCCTGCCGACCGCGACGGAGTTTCTCGATCTGTTGAGTCCGCAGTACATCGCCGATCTGATCGCGTGGGGCGCGATCGGTGCGCGCACGACCGAGAGTCAGAGCCATCGGCAGCTTGCGTCGGGGTTGAGTTGCCCGATTGGGTTCAAGAACGGCACGGACGGCGGCGTGCAGGTTGCGGCGGACGCGATCGTCGCGGCGCGCGCGAGTCATGCGTTCATGGGCATGACCAAGATGGGCATGGCCGCGATCTTCGAGACGCGTGGCAATGATGATTGTCACGTCATCTTGCGGGGTGGGACGAAGGGGCCGAACTATGATGCGCAAAGCGTGGCGGCTGCGTGTGGCGCGCTGGCCAAGCTCGGGCAGCGCGAGCAGGTGATGATCGATTGCTCGCATGCCAATTCGAACAAATCGCATCTGCGGCAGGTGGACGTTGCGCAGGATATTGCGCGGCAACTGGAAGCGGGCGAGCGGCGGATCACGGGTGTGATGATCGAGAGCCATCTGGAAGAGGGACGGCAGGATTTGAAGCCGGGCGTGCCGTTGAAGCACGGTGTGTCGATTACGGATGCGTGTCTGGGGTGGACGCAGAGCGAGCCGGTGCTGGAGTTGCTTGCTGAGGCGGTGAGGAAGCGGCGCGGGGGGTGA